In a genomic window of Zingiber officinale cultivar Zhangliang chromosome 9B, Zo_v1.1, whole genome shotgun sequence:
- the LOC122025076 gene encoding protein kinase PINOID-like, giving the protein MLDLALDSDGEVGPEVVNSSHSSMSSSGDSRSSFSRLSFDNAAAPPPPATEEEAEVYAARSPSALAQLPSKPHRSSDPAWAAIRSRSFPANLCPQDFKLLRRIGSGDIGTVYLCHLRDETSPHPYAMKVVDKLALSKKKKLNRATTEKRILRILDHPFLPILYADFDASPHYSCVVMEYCCGGDLHALRHRQPSLRFSVAATRFYAAEVLLALEYLHMLGIVYRDLKPENILIRSDGHIMLSDFDLSLESTSAPTLEPIATSAAAYRDHSAVEHGECLPAEPSCLPFLSRRPPPRSAAKTEPWRFVAEPIDARSCSFVGTHEYVAPEVAAGQPHGSAVDWWAYGILLYELLYGRTPFAGSTNQRTLRNIVKQPLSFPPADATSSPARHLIAGLLAKDPTARLGSRRGAADVKSHPFFAGLNLALMRSNRPPFVPGPTRSNSRKEHRTRDRFEFF; this is encoded by the exons ATGCTGGATTTGGCGCTGGATTCCGACGGCGAGGTCGGGCCGGAAGTGGTTAACTCGAGCCATAGCTCGATGAGCAGTAGCGGCGACAGCCGGAGTAGTTTCTCGCGTCTTTCCTTTGATAATGCTGCGGCTCCGCCGCCTCCGGCGACGGAGGAAGAGGCCGAGGTTTACGCCGCCCGTAGCCCCTCCGCTCTTGCCCAGCTTCCCTCCAAACCGCACCGCTCGTCGGACCCAGCCTGGGCCGCGATTCGTTCCCGGTCCTTCCCCGCCAATCTCTGTCCCCAGGACTTCAAGCTCCTCCGCCGCATTGGCAGCGGCGACATCGGAACCGTCTATCTTTGCCACCTACGAGATGAGACCTCACCGCACCCATACGCGATGAAGGTGGTCGACAAGCTAGCGCtgtcgaagaagaagaagctcaatAGAGCGACGACGGAGAAGAGGATCCTCCGGATCCTCGATCACCCTTTCCTCCCCATCCTCTATGCCGACTTCGATGCCTCGCCGCACTATTCTTGCGTCGTGATGGAATACTGCTGCGGCGGAGACCTTCACGCGCTACGCCACCGCCAGCCCAGCCTACGCTTCTCCGTGGCCGCCACCAG GTTCTATGCGGCGGAGGTGCTGCTCGCGCTGGAGTATCTTCACATGCTGGGCATCGTCTACCGCGACCTGAAGCCGGAGAACATCCTCATCCGCTCCGACGGCCACATCATGCTCTCCGACTTCGACCTCTCCCTTGAGTCCACCTCAGCCCCCACCCTCGAGCCCATCGCCACCTCCGCCGCTGCGTACAGGGATCACTCCGCCGTTGAACACGGAGAGTGCCTGCCCGCTGAACCCTCTTGCCTCCCCTTCCTCTCGCGTCGGCCGCCGCCCCGCTCGGCCGCAAAAACCGAACCCTGGCGCTTCGTGGCGGAGCCCATCGATGCCCGGTCGTGCTCCTTCGTGGGAACCCACGAGTACGTCGCGCCGGAGGTCGCCGCCGGCCAGCCCCACGGCAGCGCCGTCGACTGGTGGGCCTACGGCATCCTCCTCTACGAGCTCCTCTACGGGCGCACCCCCTTCGCCGGGTCCACCAACCAGCGGACCCTCCGAAACATCGTCAAGCAGCCTCTCTCCTTCCCGCCTGCAGACGCCACCTCCTCGCCGGCGAGGCACCTCATCGCCGGCCTGCTCGCGAAAGACCCCACCGCGCGGCTCGGCTCCCGGCGCGGCGCGGCCGACGTGAAGTCGCACCCTTTCTTCGCGGGCCTCAACCTGGCGCTCATGCGGTCGAACAGGCCCCCCTTCGTGCCCGGTCCGACCCGGTCCAATTCACGCAAGGAACACAGGACCAGGGACCGGTTCGAGTTCTTCTAG